Proteins from one Mesorhizobium sp. AR10 genomic window:
- a CDS encoding TIM barrel protein, producing the protein MRQVSPRFAVNHMAAPPLDVSAFFALARDQGLTDVQIRDLHFSNPVACAIPAADVRSAATEAGVTIISVNALQRFNDWTPTRQSAAIKLADYAAACGAKTVVLEPVNDGSWACNGERHDSLRVALNALKPILQPRGLIGLIEPLGFRTCSLRSKKQAAEAIAAVDGQSVFRLVHDTFHHTLAGETFLFSELTGLVHISGVNDPTFWIYPDRFLGGSDNGSQIQALLDGGYEGPFSFELIEVVRTLDDLAGALAASIDFIQRRLLTPD; encoded by the coding sequence ATGCGCCAGGTATCTCCCCGCTTTGCGGTCAACCACATGGCAGCGCCCCCTCTTGACGTCAGTGCATTTTTCGCGCTTGCGCGTGACCAGGGCCTAACCGATGTTCAAATCCGTGACCTTCATTTCAGCAATCCTGTTGCATGCGCCATTCCTGCTGCGGACGTCCGGTCTGCCGCCACCGAAGCTGGCGTAACCATAATCTCGGTCAACGCCTTGCAGCGCTTCAACGACTGGACTCCCACGCGTCAGTCGGCGGCGATCAAGCTCGCCGACTATGCGGCGGCGTGCGGGGCCAAGACGGTCGTGCTGGAACCGGTCAACGACGGCTCGTGGGCGTGCAATGGCGAGCGCCATGACAGTCTGCGCGTCGCTCTAAACGCGCTCAAGCCGATCCTCCAGCCGCGCGGTCTGATAGGTCTCATCGAGCCGCTGGGCTTTCGCACCTGCTCGCTTCGATCAAAGAAGCAAGCGGCCGAGGCCATTGCCGCGGTTGACGGCCAGTCAGTGTTCCGCCTCGTGCACGACACGTTCCACCACACCCTGGCCGGGGAGACGTTCTTGTTCTCCGAGCTTACCGGCCTGGTGCACATTTCAGGTGTGAATGACCCGACGTTCTGGATTTACCCGGATCGCTTCCTTGGAGGTTCCGACAATGGCAGCCAGATCCAGGCGCTGCTTGATGGCGGCTATGAGGGACCCTTCTCGTTCGAGCTGATCGAGGTGGTCCGCACGCTGGACGATCTTGCAGGCGCACTTGCTGCCAGCATTGACTTCATTCAGCGCCGGCTATTGACGCCAGATTAA
- a CDS encoding nitrogen fixation protein NifZ produces MWLGREQDIEIRKPPRFTPGERVRATRHIKNDGTYPGREIGENLVRKGDEGYVRDIGTFLQQFFIYAVEWIDRGTVVGMRARELMSLDKAEAPCSAESSAREGTAR; encoded by the coding sequence ATGTGGCTCGGACGCGAACAGGACATCGAAATCCGCAAGCCTCCGCGATTTACGCCGGGTGAGCGGGTGCGTGCCACACGACACATAAAGAATGACGGCACCTATCCTGGCAGGGAGATCGGCGAAAACCTCGTGCGGAAGGGCGACGAAGGTTATGTGCGCGACATTGGCACCTTTCTCCAGCAGTTCTTCATCTACGCGGTCGAATGGATCGATCGCGGCACGGTGGTCGGCATGCGAGCGCGTGAACTGATGAGCCTCGACAAAGCGGAGGCTCCTTGCAGTGCCGAAAGCAGTGCCCGTGAAGGAACGGCTCGATGA
- a CDS encoding ABC transporter ATP-binding protein, whose amino-acid sequence MGTDAIGGATKPLNSSKHEQAAGWGRGFSTLLRITRMNLRNRWQVAFAFGSTIVAAILQLLIPQLLGQAVDHTQVAIEGGIAAIPAEQALWTSALLLLAASTLRGLFTMAQNYFAEAVGHHVAYELRLACYDKIQRLSFSFHDRVHSGDLITLGMLDLDGVRMYFSTALVRMLLLTMLMGIGAYTMISTDPVLGVIALSFVPFAAWRSSVTQLKLRATWLDLQERLSVLGRVMEENLAGIRVVRAFSAQAYEMVKFDRASKNALALAHEQVDVYVPNTSAMTLSFFLAMGLVLWIGCNKLIAGQISVGTLATFLAFMTILQMPVRQIGLMVNGFARAYTCGSRLFGLLDQDITIRDASGAKPLEISEGTLSFNNVSFVYPGTGNRPILKNISFCARRGETIAIVGPPGSGKSTIAHLIARFYDVTGGTITLDGQDIRAVTLATLRKEVAVVQQDAFLFTTTIENNIAYGDPWAKEQRIERASESAQLHDYILSLPAGYKTVVGERGATLSGGQRQRLTIARTMMLRPSIVIFDDSTAAIDAATEQRIRAAIRRFAKDRVTIIIAHRLSSLRHADRILFIDNGEIVERGTHQELLAKRGRYKALYDLQLRPEDDSAITHRGAP is encoded by the coding sequence GTGGGTACTGATGCAATTGGCGGCGCGACGAAGCCTCTGAATTCGTCCAAGCATGAGCAAGCGGCCGGGTGGGGCCGTGGCTTCAGCACGCTGCTGCGCATTACCCGCATGAATTTGCGGAACCGGTGGCAGGTCGCCTTCGCTTTCGGATCGACGATCGTAGCGGCAATCCTCCAGCTGCTCATTCCCCAGCTTCTCGGCCAGGCTGTCGACCACACTCAGGTAGCGATTGAGGGCGGTATTGCGGCGATCCCCGCAGAACAAGCGCTCTGGACTTCGGCTCTCCTGCTGCTCGCCGCGAGTACGCTACGCGGCCTGTTCACGATGGCGCAGAACTATTTTGCGGAGGCCGTCGGGCATCACGTCGCGTACGAACTGCGACTTGCTTGCTACGACAAGATCCAACGTCTCAGCTTTTCTTTTCACGACCGGGTTCATTCAGGCGATCTAATCACCCTCGGCATGCTCGATCTCGACGGCGTGCGGATGTATTTTTCCACCGCCCTGGTTCGTATGCTTCTGCTCACCATGCTGATGGGCATCGGCGCCTACACGATGATATCAACCGACCCGGTGCTCGGGGTGATCGCGCTGAGTTTCGTCCCTTTCGCAGCCTGGCGCTCGTCGGTCACACAGCTAAAGCTACGCGCCACCTGGCTCGACCTGCAGGAGCGGCTTTCGGTTCTAGGCCGCGTGATGGAGGAGAATCTCGCAGGCATCCGCGTTGTCCGCGCGTTTTCGGCACAGGCCTATGAGATGGTGAAGTTCGACCGCGCCTCGAAGAACGCGCTCGCCCTCGCCCACGAGCAGGTTGACGTCTACGTGCCCAACACGTCGGCGATGACGCTGTCATTCTTTTTGGCCATGGGGTTGGTCCTCTGGATCGGTTGCAACAAGCTCATCGCGGGCCAAATCAGCGTCGGAACGCTCGCCACGTTCCTTGCGTTTATGACCATTCTGCAAATGCCCGTCCGGCAGATCGGCCTAATGGTCAATGGCTTCGCCCGCGCTTACACTTGCGGCTCGCGCCTCTTCGGTCTGCTCGACCAGGACATCACGATCAGGGATGCTTCCGGCGCCAAACCGCTCGAGATCAGTGAAGGCACTCTGAGCTTCAATAATGTCTCGTTTGTATATCCCGGCACCGGAAACCGCCCCATTCTGAAGAATATCAGCTTTTGCGCCCGTAGAGGCGAAACGATCGCTATCGTCGGTCCGCCGGGTTCGGGCAAATCGACAATCGCTCACCTGATCGCCCGCTTTTATGACGTCACCGGGGGCACCATCACGCTTGACGGGCAGGACATCCGCGCGGTCACCCTTGCCACACTTCGCAAGGAAGTCGCAGTCGTACAGCAGGATGCATTCCTGTTCACTACCACGATCGAGAACAACATCGCTTATGGCGATCCCTGGGCGAAAGAACAGCGAATCGAGCGCGCCAGCGAATCCGCCCAGTTGCACGATTACATCCTCAGCCTCCCCGCAGGCTACAAGACGGTCGTTGGCGAACGCGGCGCCACCCTCTCGGGCGGCCAGCGCCAGCGTCTCACGATAGCTCGCACAATGATGCTGCGCCCATCAATCGTCATTTTCGACGACTCAACGGCCGCGATCGACGCCGCCACTGAGCAGCGCATCCGCGCGGCGATACGGCGATTCGCCAAGGATAGGGTGACGATCATCATTGCCCACCGGCTGAGTTCGCTCAGGCACGCCGACCGGATCCTGTTTATTGACAATGGCGAGATCGTGGAACGCGGCACCCATCAAGAGCTGTTGGCTAAGCGAGGACGCTATAAGGCCCTTTATGATCTCCAGTTGCGCCCGGAAGATGACAGTGCGATCACGCACAGAGGCGCGCCCTGA
- a CDS encoding LysR family transcriptional regulator encodes MRFKGLDLNLLVVLDALLGERNLSAAARRINLSQPAMSAAVARLRDYFGDELFTTSGRERFLTPRAAALAPAVRDALLQIQCSIISSDTFHPAQSDRRFRIILSDFATLVFFEKVVERVAREAPGVSFELLPVDDGPDELLQRGDVDFLILPDLFTSSAHSSVALFEERLVCVGCRTNKQLPRQLTFERYMSMRHVSVRFGRLMKPSIEEWFLLEHGLKRRVEVAVQGFSMVPPMVSGTARIATIPSRLVRHFEKSFPLQIVELPLPLPAFTETLCWPSLHNSDPASIWMREIMMQEASRMAPPL; translated from the coding sequence ATGCGTTTCAAAGGGCTTGACCTAAATCTCCTCGTTGTGCTCGACGCGCTGCTGGGGGAGCGCAATCTCTCGGCGGCGGCCCGCCGCATCAACCTCAGCCAGCCGGCCATGAGTGCGGCCGTCGCCCGGCTGCGCGATTATTTCGGCGATGAGCTGTTTACGACGAGCGGCCGCGAACGTTTTCTGACCCCGCGTGCGGCAGCACTTGCCCCCGCGGTTCGCGACGCTCTCCTGCAGATCCAGTGCTCGATTATTTCCTCGGATACGTTTCACCCAGCTCAATCCGACCGCCGTTTCAGGATCATTCTTTCCGATTTCGCCACGCTCGTGTTTTTTGAGAAAGTCGTTGAGCGTGTTGCGCGCGAAGCCCCCGGCGTCAGCTTCGAATTGCTGCCTGTCGACGACGGCCCCGATGAGCTTCTCCAGCGCGGTGACGTCGATTTTCTAATTCTTCCGGATTTGTTCACGTCGAGCGCGCACTCAAGCGTGGCACTGTTTGAGGAGAGGCTCGTGTGCGTAGGCTGTCGCACCAACAAGCAGTTGCCACGGCAGCTTACGTTCGAGAGATACATGTCGATGAGGCACGTCTCGGTCAGGTTCGGGCGTCTAATGAAGCCCTCCATCGAGGAATGGTTCTTGCTTGAACATGGCCTCAAGAGACGTGTCGAGGTCGCCGTGCAGGGCTTCAGCATGGTCCCGCCGATGGTGTCCGGCACGGCCCGTATCGCGACCATCCCCTCCCGGCTGGTCAGGCATTTCGAAAAATCGTTCCCCCTGCAGATCGTCGAACTTCCGCTGCCGCTTCCCGCATTCACCGAGACCCTCTGTTGGCCGTCACTCCACAACAGCGATCCGGCAAGCATCTGGATGCGGGAGATCATGATGCAGGAGGCATCTCGGATGGCTCCTCCGCTCTGA
- a CDS encoding SIR2 family NAD-dependent protein deacylase has translation MNTILNLGHLVVIQGSFAEKLLDLARNALGADEMIPYLGPGLLRLSSAEPSVPCTPEAVAAALNSRAPAPSKIRTNMWSVAQFIEQRRHRRTLQAWMAEIFAAPAAPTVLHTWLARLPLSLIIDSWYDSAMRTTLAEAGRTDVVEIQGVTRANEFGDIWTKAYDLSGSELEPGSAAKTVLYTPHGSIRPAANFLVADSDYVEVLTEIDLQTPIPDVVKERRTYRGLFFVGCRFNDQMLRTFARQIMKRSKGPHYAVMDAAILTKNERRFLAASAITVIDMPLGEAAARLVGSGTAVDGGQDFR, from the coding sequence ATGAACACGATCCTGAACTTGGGCCACCTCGTCGTCATCCAGGGCAGTTTTGCCGAAAAGCTGCTTGACCTTGCGCGCAACGCGCTCGGGGCCGATGAGATGATCCCATATCTCGGTCCGGGCCTTCTCCGCCTCAGTTCCGCTGAACCGTCGGTACCGTGCACGCCGGAAGCCGTCGCCGCGGCGCTAAATAGCCGGGCGCCAGCCCCTTCAAAGATTCGCACCAATATGTGGTCCGTCGCGCAGTTCATCGAACAGCGCCGGCATCGCCGGACGCTTCAGGCATGGATGGCGGAGATATTCGCAGCGCCGGCGGCGCCGACTGTTCTCCACACCTGGCTCGCGAGACTGCCGCTCTCCCTAATCATCGATAGCTGGTACGACAGTGCCATGCGCACGACCCTCGCAGAGGCCGGTCGAACGGACGTCGTTGAGATACAAGGCGTCACGCGGGCGAACGAATTCGGTGACATTTGGACGAAAGCCTACGACTTGTCTGGGAGCGAACTCGAACCCGGATCAGCCGCAAAGACGGTTCTCTATACGCCTCACGGCAGCATTAGGCCGGCCGCAAACTTTCTGGTCGCGGATTCCGATTATGTCGAAGTGCTCACCGAGATCGATCTCCAGACGCCGATTCCTGATGTGGTGAAGGAACGGCGCACCTATCGAGGCCTTTTCTTCGTCGGTTGCCGTTTCAACGATCAGATGCTGCGCACCTTCGCCCGACAGATCATGAAGCGCTCCAAAGGGCCACACTATGCGGTGATGGATGCGGCAATACTGACCAAGAACGAACGCCGTTTCCTTGCGGCAAGCGCAATTACGGTCATCGATATGCCCTTAGGTGAAGCCGCTGCTCGCCTCGTCGGATCGGGCACTGCTGTAGATGGTGGCCAAGATTTTCGTTAA
- a CDS encoding ABC transporter ATP-binding protein — protein MTKGHAAELEIEPNDGGGRPPHAVVGSHRIKEEMFGRAFDKSIVRRIWTFVRPYRARVVISSAALLIFVGTQLLIPLIIRRAIDHAITPAGVDRSALLRAAGAFALAILVNFGAAYAQETVVGKMADNVLFDIRRAMFAHLQKVSLSFMDKTEVGRLMSRLQGDVSSIHEFVETSVYSVGDIALLFGIVFVMLCLDFRLGFLTLSVLPALLITRIVWLPRAREAFMAAHETNSVVNGALAEAIHGVRTVQCMDRQQINFMLYDDKAHADLSAHLTAAKYAQVMVPIVDGLTGLAMAIVIVAGGSMIMNGRIDLGVLVAYLFYIQRFFDPIRSLTLQYSVMQRAMASGKRLTDVLDVRIDVQDKPNARVLSPEMDGSVEFRNVTFGYNPGHPVLKNVSFRVMPSETVALVGPTGSGKSSAMALVHRFYDVQQGQVLVGGYDVRDLTQESLGREVAMVLQEPFLFTGTVFENIRYHKTDATWHNVIEAAKAVGAHDFIMSLADGYDTQLGERGGNLSLGQRQLVSFARALVADAKILVLDEATANIDSYTEMLIQKALSKLLKGRTGLIIAHRLATIRSADRIIVLQNGQVFETGNHDQLTALGGLYSKLYNLNYSSFDDIPEKKSDTGVQASSST, from the coding sequence ATGACCAAGGGGCACGCCGCCGAACTTGAAATCGAACCTAATGACGGCGGCGGACGCCCCCCGCACGCGGTGGTCGGCTCCCACCGCATCAAGGAGGAGATGTTCGGCAGGGCTTTCGACAAGAGCATCGTTCGACGCATCTGGACTTTCGTTCGTCCCTACCGTGCTAGGGTAGTCATCTCGAGTGCCGCATTGCTGATCTTCGTCGGCACGCAGCTTCTCATCCCCCTGATCATCCGCCGCGCGATCGATCACGCCATAACTCCGGCAGGCGTTGATCGCTCCGCCCTGCTCAGGGCCGCCGGCGCGTTTGCGCTCGCTATTCTGGTTAATTTCGGCGCCGCCTACGCGCAGGAAACCGTAGTCGGAAAAATGGCTGACAACGTCCTCTTCGATATCCGCCGCGCAATGTTTGCCCATCTGCAGAAAGTTTCGCTCTCCTTCATGGACAAGACCGAGGTGGGACGCCTGATGTCCCGCCTTCAAGGCGACGTTAGCTCGATCCACGAATTCGTCGAGACCTCAGTCTATTCCGTAGGAGACATTGCTCTTCTCTTCGGCATCGTTTTCGTGATGCTGTGCCTCGACTTCCGCCTCGGCTTCCTGACACTCTCGGTCTTGCCGGCCCTGTTGATCACCCGCATCGTCTGGCTGCCGCGTGCCCGCGAAGCCTTCATGGCGGCACACGAAACCAATTCGGTCGTCAATGGCGCGCTGGCGGAAGCCATTCATGGCGTGCGCACCGTCCAGTGCATGGACCGCCAGCAGATAAATTTCATGCTTTATGACGACAAGGCGCATGCCGACCTCAGTGCTCACCTGACCGCTGCCAAGTATGCACAGGTGATGGTGCCGATCGTCGATGGCCTCACCGGGCTCGCCATGGCTATCGTCATCGTGGCCGGCGGCTCCATGATCATGAATGGTCGCATCGACTTGGGCGTTTTGGTCGCCTACCTATTCTATATCCAGCGCTTCTTTGACCCAATTCGCTCCCTTACCCTCCAGTATTCGGTCATGCAGCGCGCCATGGCCTCCGGCAAGCGGCTGACCGATGTGCTGGACGTTAGGATCGATGTTCAGGACAAACCGAATGCCAGAGTGCTTTCGCCGGAAATGGATGGCTCGGTCGAGTTCAGGAACGTCACGTTCGGCTACAATCCCGGCCATCCGGTGCTGAAAAACGTTTCCTTCAGGGTCATGCCCAGCGAGACGGTCGCTTTGGTCGGGCCGACCGGTTCTGGTAAATCGAGCGCGATGGCCCTCGTCCACCGCTTCTATGATGTTCAGCAGGGCCAAGTGCTGGTCGGCGGATACGATGTGCGAGATCTCACCCAGGAATCGCTCGGCCGAGAGGTCGCCATGGTGCTGCAGGAGCCGTTCCTGTTCACCGGGACGGTCTTCGAAAACATTCGCTACCACAAGACGGATGCCACGTGGCACAACGTGATCGAGGCCGCCAAGGCAGTCGGCGCCCATGACTTCATTATGAGCCTTGCAGACGGATACGATACCCAGCTCGGCGAACGCGGCGGCAACCTTTCTCTCGGCCAGCGCCAGCTTGTCAGTTTCGCGCGTGCTCTCGTTGCCGACGCCAAGATTCTCGTTCTTGACGAGGCCACCGCCAATATCGACAGCTACACGGAAATGCTGATCCAGAAGGCTCTTTCAAAATTGCTTAAAGGCCGCACTGGCCTCATCATCGCCCACCGGCTCGCCACGATCCGCAGTGCCGATCGCATCATCGTGCTTCAGAACGGCCAAGTCTTTGAGACCGGAAACCACGACCAACTAACGGCCCTGGGTGGGCTCTATTCCAAGCTATACAATCTCAACTACTCATCCTTCGACGACATTCCCGAAAAGAAATCCGATACGGGGGTACAAGCCTCCTCTTCGACCTAA
- the nifT gene encoding putative nitrogen fixation protein NifT: MKVMIRRTGAGLSAYLPKKDCEEAIIKLENEHLWGGAITLRNGWQFVLPDLPPDTRLPITVEARKISDED, translated from the coding sequence ATGAAAGTCATGATCCGCAGGACCGGTGCTGGCTTGTCGGCGTATCTCCCAAAGAAGGATTGCGAAGAGGCCATCATCAAGCTGGAGAACGAACATTTGTGGGGCGGGGCCATAACACTCAGGAACGGCTGGCAGTTCGTCCTACCCGACCTTCCGCCCGATACGCGTTTGCCGATCACCGTCGAGGCAAGAAAGATCTCCGACGAGGACTGA
- the nifA gene encoding nif-specific transcriptional activator NifA: MLDSDNARESEQSAGETPSCCISLQDAKRASSEPETNNAVPIVPSQESTLTGIFEISKALTADSRLEVALAKVVDLLRSFVQMRHGMISLFDGDGELDITIGAGWSESCDERSRMYLPRKAIDQIVTTDTPLYAENIAVHSAFSAADTDVLGVSDNMPVSFIGVPIRVDANIVGTLTIDRILDNRSRSWLDYNLRLLPAIANLVGQAVKLHRSFACDREQPMAEKERLQRQFRELKHPARERKKVHVKGMIGDSPALHGMLEKVAGVAKAKITVLLRGESGTGKELAAKAIHELSPRAKRPFIKFNCAALTETVLESELFGHEKGAFTSAFNSRKGRFELADKGTLFLDEIGEISPSFQAKLLRVLQEQEFERVGGNQTIKVDVRIIAATNKNLEEAVASNEFREDLYYRISVVDLLVPALRERRSDISLLAAEFLRNFNGENGSMLTFDPSAIEVLINCDFPGNIRELQNCVNRTAVLAAGPSIGRDDFACYQGQCFAAALHKAKSGKLALQPRPIVPVPVVPAIPPAAAGSSAAVAVPPETAGEPPLGPAGAVHLNGARTTDAERVIAAMERCGWVQAKAARLLGLTPRQIGYVLRKYGIEIKRL; encoded by the coding sequence ATGCTAGACTCAGACAATGCTCGTGAATCCGAACAGAGTGCCGGGGAGACGCCGTCATGCTGCATATCGCTTCAGGACGCGAAAAGGGCTAGCTCAGAGCCCGAGACGAACAACGCGGTCCCCATTGTGCCCTCGCAGGAGAGCACGCTTACCGGGATCTTCGAAATATCGAAAGCACTCACCGCCGACTCTCGGCTCGAAGTCGCGTTGGCCAAGGTCGTCGATCTTCTGCGGTCGTTTGTGCAGATGCGGCACGGCATGATCTCTCTCTTCGACGGTGATGGCGAACTGGACATTACCATAGGCGCCGGCTGGAGCGAGAGCTGCGATGAGCGCAGCCGGATGTACCTGCCGCGGAAGGCAATCGACCAGATTGTGACGACGGACACGCCCCTCTACGCCGAGAACATAGCGGTGCATTCGGCCTTCAGTGCCGCCGACACGGACGTGCTCGGGGTCTCCGACAACATGCCAGTGTCCTTCATCGGCGTTCCCATTCGCGTCGATGCGAATATCGTGGGCACGCTGACCATCGACCGCATACTGGACAACAGGTCAAGATCTTGGCTCGATTACAACCTCCGTCTGCTACCCGCGATCGCCAACCTGGTTGGACAGGCAGTGAAGTTGCATCGCTCATTCGCCTGCGACCGCGAGCAACCGATGGCGGAGAAGGAGCGGCTGCAAAGGCAATTCCGCGAGCTCAAGCATCCTGCGCGAGAGCGTAAGAAGGTTCACGTCAAGGGGATGATTGGCGACAGTCCGGCGCTACACGGTATGCTCGAGAAGGTCGCCGGGGTGGCCAAGGCGAAGATTACGGTTCTGTTGCGAGGCGAATCCGGTACCGGGAAGGAGCTGGCCGCCAAGGCTATCCACGAGTTGTCGCCGCGCGCCAAGCGGCCCTTCATCAAGTTCAATTGCGCGGCGCTGACCGAGACAGTCCTGGAATCCGAATTGTTCGGTCATGAGAAGGGTGCATTCACAAGCGCGTTCAACTCGCGCAAGGGGCGCTTTGAGCTCGCCGACAAGGGGACGTTGTTCCTGGACGAGATCGGCGAGATCTCGCCCTCGTTCCAGGCAAAGCTCTTGCGCGTGCTGCAGGAGCAGGAGTTTGAGCGCGTCGGCGGCAACCAGACCATTAAAGTCGATGTTCGCATCATTGCCGCCACGAACAAGAACTTGGAAGAGGCAGTTGCCAGCAATGAGTTTCGTGAGGACCTCTATTACCGCATCAGTGTGGTTGACTTGCTGGTGCCGGCGCTACGCGAAAGGCGCAGTGATATTTCGCTCCTCGCAGCCGAGTTTCTCAGGAATTTCAACGGTGAGAACGGCAGTATGCTGACCTTCGATCCCAGTGCGATTGAAGTGCTGATAAACTGTGATTTTCCCGGCAACATTCGCGAGCTCCAAAACTGCGTGAATCGGACAGCGGTGCTGGCCGCGGGACCATCAATCGGGAGAGACGACTTTGCATGCTACCAGGGCCAATGCTTCGCTGCGGCGCTGCATAAGGCCAAATCTGGCAAACTCGCGCTGCAACCCCGGCCGATCGTGCCGGTGCCAGTGGTTCCGGCCATACCGCCGGCTGCTGCCGGGAGTTCTGCCGCCGTCGCAGTCCCGCCTGAGACCGCAGGGGAGCCGCCGCTGGGCCCTGCCGGCGCAGTGCACTTAAATGGTGCGAGAACGACCGATGCCGAACGTGTCATCGCAGCGATGGAAAGATGTGGCTGGGTCCAGGCGAAGGCGGCACGCCTGCTTGGACTGACGCCGCGCCAGATTGGTTACGTGCTGAGGAAATACGGCATCGAGATCAAGCGTCTGTGA
- a CDS encoding LysR family transcriptional regulator, with protein MRFKGLDLNLLVVLDALLAERGLTAAARRINLSQPAMSAAVARLRDYFGDELFTTSGRERFLTPRATALAPAVRDALLHIHCSIISSDPFHPAQSDRRFRIILSDFATLVFFEKVVERVAREAPAVSFELLPLDDNPDELLQRGDVDFLILPDFFMSSPHPSVALFDETLVCVGCPTNKQLPRQLTFERYMSMRHVSVRFGRMLKPAFEEWFLLEHGIKRRVEVVVHGFSMIPPMVSGTARIATMPLRLVRHFKKTFPLRIVELPLPLPAFTEAVQWPAHHSSDPASIWMREIMMQEASRMAAPL; from the coding sequence ATGCGTTTCAAAGGGCTTGACCTAAATCTCCTCGTTGTGCTCGACGCGCTGCTGGCGGAGCGCGGCCTCACGGCGGCGGCCCGCCGCATCAACCTCAGCCAGCCGGCCATGAGTGCGGCCGTCGCCCGGCTGCGCGATTATTTCGGCGATGAACTGTTTACGACAAGCGGCCGCGAACGTTTTCTGACCCCGCGTGCGACAGCACTTGCCCCCGCCGTCCGCGACGCTCTCCTGCACATCCATTGCTCGATTATCTCCTCGGATCCGTTTCACCCAGCTCAATCCGACCGCCGTTTCAGGATCATTCTTTCCGATTTCGCCACGCTCGTGTTTTTTGAGAAAGTCGTGGAGCGTGTTGCACGCGAAGCCCCCGCCGTCAGCTTCGAATTGCTACCTCTCGACGACAACCCCGACGAGCTTCTCCAGCGCGGTGACGTGGACTTTCTAATTCTTCCGGATTTCTTCATGTCGAGCCCCCATCCAAGCGTGGCGCTGTTCGATGAGACACTCGTATGCGTAGGCTGTCCCACCAACAAGCAGTTGCCACGGCAGCTTACATTCGAGAGATACATGTCGATGAGGCACGTCTCGGTCAGGTTCGGGCGTATGCTGAAGCCGGCTTTTGAGGAATGGTTTTTGCTTGAGCATGGTATTAAAAGACGTGTCGAGGTCGTCGTGCATGGCTTCAGCATGATCCCGCCGATGGTGTCCGGCACGGCCCGTATCGCGACCATGCCCTTGCGGCTGGTCAGGCATTTCAAAAAAACGTTCCCCTTGCGGATCGTCGAACTTCCGCTGCCGCTTCCCGCGTTCACCGAAGCCGTCCAATGGCCGGCTCACCACAGCAGCGATCCGGCAAGCATCTGGATGCGGGAGATCATGATGCAGGAGGCATCTCGGATGGCTGCTCCGCTGTGA
- a CDS encoding 4Fe-4S binding protein translates to MAFKIIASQCTQCGACEFECPSVAIKFKGEAYVIDPNKCTECKEAADTQQCVSVCPVPKTCVPA, encoded by the coding sequence ATGGCTTTCAAGATCATCGCGTCCCAATGCACCCAATGCGGCGCCTGCGAGTTCGAATGTCCCTCTGTAGCGATCAAATTCAAGGGCGAGGCCTATGTGATCGATCCGAACAAATGCACCGAATGCAAGGAGGCCGCCGACACGCAGCAATGCGTATCGGTATGTCCGGTGCCGAAGACCTGCGTCCCTGCTTGA